Genomic segment of Arachis stenosperma cultivar V10309 chromosome 4, arast.V10309.gnm1.PFL2, whole genome shotgun sequence:
gatttacatccctgcaccaattaggcatgtaaaacgcctttgcatacaattctggcgtttaaatgccgaAGTGATGcttattttgggcgttcaacgcccaattgcagcatgtttctggcgttgaacgccaattctatacttgtttctggcgttcagtgccagctctcctcagggtatattcctggcgtttagacaccaggatgctgcttgtttctggcattcaacaccagatccatgctctgttctggcgttgaacgcctgccagatgctccttactggcatttaaacgtcagtaagtccttccttcagggtgtgatttttcttctgctattttcgattctatttttaattttagtaattttttcgtgactccacatgatcatgaacctaataaaacataaaagaacaataaaaagaaaaataaaattagataaataaaaattgggttgcttctcaataagcgcttctttaatgtcaatagcttgacagtgggctctcatggagccacacaggtaatcaagtcaatgttgtagactcccaacaccaaacttagagtttggatgtggggattcaacaccaaacttagagtttggctgtggcctctcaacaccaaacttagagtttgattgtgggggatttgtttgactctgtactgagagaagcttttcatgcttcctctccatggttgcagaggaagatccttgagctttaaacacaaggtagtcctcatttaattgaaggactagttctcctttgtcaacatcaatcacagctcttgctgtggctaggaagggtcttccaaggattatgcattcatcctcctccttcctagtgtctaagattataaaatcagcagggatgtaaaggcctttaaccttcactaatacgtcctctactaatccataagcttgtcttactaacttgtctgccatttgtaataAGAAcatggcaggttgtacctcaatgattcccagcttcttcattacagagagtgccataagatttatacctgaccctaggtcacacagagctttttcaaagatcatggtgcctatggtgcagggtattatgaatttgccaggatcttgtctcttttgaggtaaagtttgctgaacccatgtatctagttcactaatgagcaagggaagttcaccttcccaagtctcattaccaaataacttggcatccagcttcatgatagctcctaaatattgagcaacttgctctccagttacatcttcatcctcttcagaggaagaatagtcttcagagctcatgaatggcagaaggaggtttaatgggatctctatggtctctatatgagccttagattcccttgggtcctcaataggaaactccttcttgcttgagagacgtcccatgaggtcttcctcattgggattcatgtcctctccttcctctctaggtttggccatattgattatattaatggccttgcactctctttttggattctcttcagtattgcttgggagagtactaggaggaatttcagtgattttcttacttagctggcccacttgtgcctctagatttctaatggaggaccttgtttcactcatgaaacttaaagtggccttagacagatcagagactaactttgctaagttagaggtgctttgttcagaattctctgtctgttgctgagaagatgatggataaggcttgatattgctgagcctatttcttccaccaatattaaagccttgttgaggcttttgttgatccttccatgagaaatttggatgatttctccatgatgaattataggtgtttccataaggttcacctatataatttacctctgcttttgtagggttctcaggatcataagcttcttcttcaaaagatgcctctttagtactgttggaagCATTTTACCATCctttcagactttgagaaatcatgttgacttgatgagtcaatattttgttctgagccaatatggcattcagagcatcaatttcaataactcccttcctttgaggcgtcccattattcacggaattcctctcagaagtgtacatgaactggttatttgcaaccatgtcaataagttcttgagcttctgcaggcattttctttaggtgaatggatccacctgcagaatggtccagtgacatcttagagaactcagataaaccataatagaatatatctatcatggtccattctgaatatatgtcagaaggacatcttttggtcatctgcttgtatctatcccaagcttcatagagggattcaccatctttttgtttgaaggtctaaacatctactctaagcttgctcaacttttgaggaggaaagaacttagccaagaaggccgtgaccagcttatcccaggagtccaggctatctttaggttgagagtccaaccatgctctagctctgtctcttacagcaaaagggaaaagcatgagcctatagacttcaggatctactccattagtcttaacagtctcacagttCTGCAAGAACTTAGTCaagaactgatagggatcttctgatggaagtccatgaaagtTGCAGTTCTATTgtattagagcaactaattgaggtttcagctcaaaattgtttgctctaatggcaggaattgagatgcttcttccatcaaacttggacgtaggtgtagtataatcaccaagcatccttcttgcattattgttgttgggttcggctgccatctccttttcttgttcgaaaatttcagcaaagttgtaatttagcttctcttagtttcctcttcagagtcctttcaggttctggatcaacttcaacaagaatacctttttccttgttcctgctcatatgagaaagaagagaacagaaaaggaagaggaatcctctatgtcacagtaaagatgttccttattattagtagaagaagaaaggggataaagaaaggagaatccaaatACAAGGGTGAGGGTAAgggcagtgatttgagatgaagagaagtgttagtaaatgaatgaataaatagaataagatgagagagaagttttcgaaaacaattttgaaaaggagttaatgattttcgaaaattaagataagaaataaaattaaaattaaaatttaaaacaattaattaattaaaaagaatttttgaaaaagagggaggtattttcgaaaattagagagagaaaagttgttaggtagttttgaaaaagataaaaaataaacaaaaagtcaaatagttagttgaaaaagatttgaaaattaattttgaaaagataagaagataagaagttagaaaagatattttaaaatcaaatttttgaaaaagataaaattttaaaaaagatatgatataaaagataagataaaaagatatgattaaaattaaaattgattactttactaacaagaaactaaaagataagattctagaatttaaagattgaacctttcttaacaagaacgtaacaaacttcaaatttttgaatcaatcatattaattgttaacataattttcgaaaataaagataaaactaagaaaaagatttttgaaaaatattttaaaggattttcgtaaattaataagaaaaaataaaaagatttaattttttgaaaaagttttaaaaagataagatttttaaaatttgaaaatttgacttgacttacaagaaacaactaattttaaaaaaattttactaagtcaacccaaattttcgagattttgagagaaaaaaggaaaatatatttttttgatttttgaatttttaattatgagagaaaaaaacataaaaaaaatgactcacaacaagaaaattatgaatcaaaacacatgatgcatgcaagaacactatgaatgttaagatgaacaccaagaacactttgaagatcatgatgaacatcaagaacatatttttgaaaaaaattttgatgcaaagaaaacatgcaagacaccaaacttagaaatctttaatgcttagacaatatgaatgcataaatgcatatgaaaaacaacaaagaacacaaaacaagaaaacatcaagatcaaacaagtagacttaccaagaaccacttgaagatcatgaagaacactatgaatgcatgaatttttttttcgaaaaatgcaagaacaatgtgaatatgcaattgacaccaaacttaaaacatgatacaagactcaaacaagaaacacaaaaatatttttgatttttataattttattattttttggattttattttatatttttcgaaaaacatataggaaaaggaaaataagaaattcaaattttttaagaagattccaggaatctttcaatgttagcctaaagctccaatccaCGGGTTGGActtggcttaatagccagccagctttaggatATAAATCAGTCATACAACAGCTGATATTTCAATTAACTTGCCTCTATGCTGATGGTTGGAAGCCTCAATCCAAAAGAATTTggatatggctttacagccagccaggcttcaacatgcttcatgaaacactagaattcattcttaaaaatttagaataattttcaaaaacagatgagaaatacttttttttgaaaaaaaaatttgaaaataaaacaaaaagaaaattacctaatctgagcaacaagatgaaccgtcagttgtccaaactcaacaatccctggcaacggcgccaaaaacttggtggaagaaattgtgattcgtactcaaattgttgttcgaaattgattcccaggtaatggccccaaaaacttggtgctcaataccatggtctaaacataatttcacaacttcgctcaactaaccagcaagtgtactaggtcatccaagtaataaaccttacgtgagtaagggtcgatcccacagagattgttggtatgaagcaagatatggtcatcttgtaaatctcagtcaggcggataataaatggttatggagttttcgaataataataataaataaactgaaaataaagatagaaatacttatgtagatcatcgatgggaatttcagattaGCGTATGAAGATattgtgctccttctgaatctctgctttcctactgccttcatccaatccttcttacttttttccatggcaagctgtatgtagggtatcaccgttgtcaatagctacatcccatcctctcagtgtaaaaggtccaaatgctctgtcacggcatggctaatcatctgtcggttctcgatcatgtcggaatagaatcccttgattcttttgtgtttgtcatcacgcccaacaatcgcgagtttgaagctcgtcacagtcattcaatcccagaatcttactcggaataccacagacaagttttagacttttcggattctcatgaatgccgccatcaattctagcttataccacgaagactctgatctcacggaatggaaggctcggttgtcaggcgagggcaaccatgcatcgtgcatcaggaatccaagagatacacactctagctttcgcttgtagaacgaaagtggttgtctggcacgcgttcatagggacggatgatgatgagtgtcacggatcatcacatccatcaggttgaagtatgAATGgcatcttagaacaggaataaattaaattgaatagaaagtagtagtaattgcattaaaacttgaggtacagcagagctccacacccttaatctatagtgtgtagagactccaccgttgaaaatacataagtaatgaaagttcaggcatggctgaatggccagcccacaaaacgtgatcacatgatcaaaaatacaatcccagatgaaaatacaatagtaaaaggtcctatttatactagactagctactagggtttacaaaaataagtaattgatgcagaaatccacttccggggcccacttggtgcgtgcttgggctgagcttgagctttacacgagctgagacttctattggagttgaacgccaagttgtaacgtgtttttggcattcaactctggttcgtgtcgtgtttctggcgtttgactccagaatgcagcatggaactggcgttgagcgccagtttatgtcatttaatcacgaataaagtatgaactattatatattgctggaaagctctggatgtctactttccaacgctgttcagagcgcaccatttggagttctgtagatccagaaaatccatttcgagtgtagggaggtcagaatccaacagcattagcagtcctttgtcagccttttattagagttttgctcaggtccctcagtttcagccagaaattacctgaaatcacaaaaaaacacacaaactcatagtaaagtccaaaaatgtgaatttagcataaaaactaatgaaaacatccctaaaattagctagattatactaaaaactatctaaaaacaatgccaaaaagcgtataaattatccgctcatcagttgtcTGTGGTAGTTAGCATGATTGAGTTCCTCATGGTTGCTTGTGGTAGTTCTCCATCTGGTGCTTGTTCCAGCTCAATGCTTCCTCCACATTGTTCTTCTTCCATGACTTCTTGAACTATTTGTTCCGTGGTGTCTACCAGCATGTATTCTCCTATGGATTCTTTGGGGTAACTCATTGCTTTAAAGACGTTGAAGACTATTTTCTCTTCATGCAATCTCAAGACTAGTTCCCCTTTCTGCACATCAATGATGGCTCTAGCAGtagctagaaatggtcttcctaggatgattgACGTGTTGGCCTCTTCTTCCATGTCCAGCACAACAAAATCAGCAGGGAAGATGAATTCTCCCACTTTCACTAGCAAGTCTTCTACCACCCTATGTGGAAACTTAAATATTCTGTCAGCCAATTGgagtgccattcttgttggcttggcttcctcaatcttcatcCTTCTCATCATTGTTAGGGACATaagatttatgctagctcccAAATCACACAAAGCTTTCTCAATAGTGATGTCCCCTATGATGCAGAGAATTTGAAAACTCCCTGGGCCTTTCAGCTTTTGAAATAGCTTCTTCTGTATGATGGAGCTGCATTTCTCAATCAATACTATGGTTTCCTTTGCCTCCCAGTTCCTCTTTTTGGTTAtaagctcctttaagaacttggcatagagtggcatttgttcTAATGCGTCAGTAAATGGTATGTTGATTTGGAGCTTCTTGaagatctctaggaacttagagaACTGGCCATCCTTTCCATCTTTTCTTAGCCTTTGTGGGTATGGTGCCTTTGGCACATAGGGCTTCAAGACTGGTTTTGgttggggtgaagttgggatCTCCCCTTCATCCTCGTTCCCATGCTTTGATGCAACCTCTTCATGATTATCTTTGCTTGGGGTTCCTTCCTCTACAACCTTCCCACTCCTTAGAGTTATGGCTTTACATTCCCCTCTTGGGTTAGCCATGGTATCGCTGGGAAATGTGTGTGTGGGAAGTGGGATTTGCTTGGACAAAAtccccacttgtgcctccaactTTGAGATTGCTACAccttgatttttcagatttgaCCTGTATTTCTCTTGATTAGCATCTATCCTTTTGTCAGTTTGTGCTCGTCTGTCCATGAGGGTGAATACTGCTCCTGAGATCTGGGATGACAGTTGTGCCATTACAACCTCTATCCTCTCGAAGTTGCTCTTGATTTCACATGGTTGCATAATTAAGGATGGTTCATCTTGATTGAGGTTGTTGTGTATGGGTTGGTTGTTATGGTATGATGTGTTTTGTGAGTTATGGTAGGGTCTATGGTTCCCTGTTTGATGGTTGGGGTTGTGCTTGGGATGCTGATTTGATGAATAAGGCTTGTTGTGGTCCTGGTTGTGGTTTTGTTGATTttcccacccaaagtttgggtgattCTTCCGACCTTGGTTGTATGTCTTAGAGTGTGGGTCATATGGTGTTCTGGATGAATTGTGCACATAATTAGCTTGTTCCTAGTCACCTTCAGATTCTGATGCATTcccttcttgttgaggagtttgATCTTGAATGACTGAGGCTTGGTTGGCCTCTATCCTCTTGATTAAGGCTGCTATTTGTGCTGCAATTACCTTGTTCTGAGCTAACAAAGCATCTACATAGTTGAGTTCTAGCATTTCCTTCTTCTGAGTCCTTTTTGAGGCATAGAAATACTCATTTTCAGCTacagtctcaatgacatctatggcctcttcaatggttttctttttgttgagtgAGCCTCCTGAAGAATGATCCACT
This window contains:
- the LOC130975133 gene encoding uncharacterized protein LOC130975133; this translates as MAQLSSQISGAVFTLMDRRAQTDKRIDANQEKYRSNLKNQGVAISKLEAQVGILSKQIPLPTHTFPSDTMANPRGECKAITLRSGKVVEEGTPSKDNHEEVASKHGNEDEGEIPTSPQPKPVLKPYVPKAPYPQRLRKDGKDGQFSKFLEIFKKLQINIPFTDALEQMPLYAKFLKELITKKRNWEAKETIVLIEKCSSIIQKKLFQKLKGPGSFQILCIIGDITIEKALCDLGASINLMSLTMMRRMKIEEAKPTRMALQLADRIFKFPHRVVEDLLVKVGEFIFPADFVVLDMEEEANTSIILGRPFLATARAIIDVQKGELVLRLHEEKIVFNVFKAMSYPKESIGEYMLVDTTEQIVQEVMEEEQCGGSIELEQAPDGELPQATMRNSIMLTTTDN